A DNA window from Gopherus evgoodei ecotype Sinaloan lineage chromosome 22, rGopEvg1_v1.p, whole genome shotgun sequence contains the following coding sequences:
- the NCLN gene encoding nicalin has translation MLEEAGEVLESVLKASCLPLSFLLFVPAVLLLLGPPPAAEAAHEFTVYRMQQYELGGQPYGTRNAVLNTEARTLEADVLSRRCVMMRLVDFSYEQYQKALRQSAGAVVIILPKAMSALPQDVVRQFMEIEPEMLAMETIVPVYFAVEDEELLSIYEQTRIASTSQGSASAAEVLLHTATANGFQMVTSGAQSKAVSDWLITSLEGRLTGLGGEDLPTIVIVAHYDSFGVAPWLSHGADSNGSGISGLLELARLFSRLYTYKRTHAGYNLLFFASGGGKFNYQGTKRWLEDNLDHTDSSLLQDNVAFVLCLDTLGRGNSLHLHVSKPPKEGTLQHAFLRELEMVVASQFPEVKFSMVHKKINLAEDMLAWEHERFAIRRLPAFTISHLESHRDGLRNSIMDLRSRVDSKTLTRNTRIIAEALTRVIYNLTEKGAPADLQIFTEQMQIQQEQLESVMDWLTSQPRAAQLVDKDSTFLNTLEYYMSRYLKDVKQHHVKADKRDPEFVFYDQLKQVMNAYRVKPAIFDLLLALCIVAYLGVAYVAVQHFGLLYKTVQRLSLKSKQQ, from the exons ATGCTGGAAGAGGCGGGCGAGGTGCTGGAGTCGGTGCTGAAGGCCTCGTGCCTGCCGCTCAGCTTCCTGCTCTTCGTGCCGgccgtgctgctgctgctggggccgCCGCCCGCCGCCGAGGCCGCCCACGAGTTCACGGTCTATCGCATGCAGCAGTACGAGCTAGGCGGGCAGCCCTACG gCACCAGGAACGCGGTGTTAAACACAGAGGCCCGCACTCTAGAGGCGGACGTGTTGAGCCGCCGCTGCGTGATGATGCGGCTAGTGGATTTCTCGTATGAGCAGTACCAGAAGGCTCTCCGCCAGTCTGCTGGGGCTGTGGTGATCATCTTGCCCAAGGCCATGTCAGCGCTGCCGCAGGATGTTGTCAGG CAATTCATGGAGATAGAACCAGAAATGCTGGCCATGGAAACCATTGTGCCAGTCTATTTTGCAGTAGAGGATGAAGAGCTGCTCTCCATCTATGAACAAACACGGATTGCTTCTACATCACAAGGTTCAGCTTCAGCTGCTGAAG TTCTGCTGCACACGGCCACTGCCAACGGCTTCCAGATGGTTACGAGTGGGGCTCAGAGCAAAGCTGTCAGTGACTGGCTCATAACCAGCCTGGAG gggaggctgactggcctggGAGGAGAGGACCTGCCCACCATTGTAATAGTTGCCCATTATGATTCTTTCGGAGTGGCCCCG TGGCTGTCTCATGGTGCAGACTCCAACGGCAGTGGCATCTCTGGGCTACTGGAACTAGCCAGGCTCTTTTCTCGACTCTACACCTACAAACGTACCCATGCTGG GTATAATCTGTTGTTCTTCGCATCTGGAGGTGGTAAATTTAACTATCAAGGAACCAAGAGGTGGTTGGAAGACAACTTGGATCACACAG ATTCCAGTTTGCTGCAGGATAACGTGGCGTTTGTTCTGTGCCTTGACACCCTGGGCAGAGGGAACAGTCTTCACCTCCATGTCTCAAAACCTCCCAAGGAGGGGACCCTGCAGCATGCTTTTCTAAGGGAGTTGGAGATG GTGGTCGCGAGCCAGTTTCCAGAAGTGAAATTCTCCATGGTGCACAAGAAGATAAACCTGGCTGAGGACATGCTGGCATGGGAGCATGAACGCTTTGCGATCCGCCGCCTGCCTGCATTCACCATCTCCCACCTGGAGAGCCACCGGGATGGCCTGCGCAACAGCATCATGGACTTGAG GTCACGAGTTGACTCTAAGACTCTAACCCGTAACACTAGGATCATTGCTGAGGCATTGACTCGGGTCATCTACAACCTCACTGAGAAG GGGGCGCCTGCTGACTTGCAGATCTTCACAGAGCAGatg CAGATCCAGCAGGAGCAGCTTGAGTCTGTGATGGACTGGCTGACCAGTCAGCCCAGAGCTGCCCAGCTTGTAGATAAAGACAGCACCTTCCTCAACACCTTAGAGTATTACATGAGCCGCTATCTGAAAGATGTCAAGCAGCATCATGTGAAGGCAGATAAACG GGACCCTGAGTTTGTTTTCTACGACCAGTTGAAGCAGGTGATGAACGCATATAG GGTCAAGCCAGCAATCTTTGACCTGCTCCTGGCTCTCTGTATAGTAGCCTACCTCGGAGTTGCCTATGTTGCAGTCCAG CACTTTGGTCTCCTTTACAAAACGGTACAGAGGTTATCCCTTAAATCCAAGCAGCAGTGA